The stretch of DNA AAAGATTATAAGGTTAAGTGGCCTAAGTATTCCGTTGATGAAGCAAAGCGCCGTGATAGTTCCTACCAGGTTCAAATTCATGTTCCTACTCGTCTGATCAACAAGGAGACGGGTGAGATCAAGGAACAAATGGTGTTTATTGGCGATTTGCCTTTGATGACCGATCGGGGTACTTTTATCATCAACGGTGCAGAGCGTGTCATCGTCAACCAGATTGTCCGCAGTCCTGGAGTTTACTACAAGTCTGAGACCGATAAGAATGGCCGCCGCACCTATAACGCCAGCTTGATCCCCAACCGAGGTGCATGGT from Cyanobacteriota bacterium encodes:
- a CDS encoding DNA-directed RNA polymerase subunit beta; the protein is MTNQNSLAPAFTLPDLVEIQRASFRWFLEEGLIEELESFSPITDYTGKLELSFIGKDYKVKWPKYSVDEAKRRDSSYQVQIHVPTRLINKETGEIKEQMVFIGDLPLMTDRGTFIINGAERVIVNQIVRSPGVYYKSETDKNGRRTYNASLIPNRGAW